From a region of the Helianthus annuus cultivar XRQ/B chromosome 5, HanXRQr2.0-SUNRISE, whole genome shotgun sequence genome:
- the LOC110943361 gene encoding F-box/kelch-repeat protein At3g23880, translating into MADKHHLPEEIIIDIFVRLPTKPLLRFRCLSKRWNRLISYHFTKSRSRRRMILLPSDPLQAIDNTIQGGLTPVHQMTSKFPSSSKNIGSKHVTIVGTFNGIVLLALKDMILYNPLTGAFKIVPSSPLKASHRYPDAYGFCYGTAPDDLKIVRIRLVKNVYIAFGQPRIWCDVFSLKNGTWSTRYTSLVGLRWFIKQYAGTFVNGVLYWLAVRENMSLILALDVKKMVFSEIQLPYIHCYVDCLGTSGGHLYVFREYYDRFELWMMKEHGIEKEKSWSKVLTSNGLATVRPLAILDEGKIVMLKDKKQVIIYDMWNDSYEVYKLNTSIISSGKLLAMEYVPSLISPSRLCSSLR; encoded by the coding sequence ATGGCGGATAAGCATCATCTACCTGAAGAAATCATCATTGACATTTTTGTTCGGTTGCCTACAAAGCCCTTGTTGCGCTTCAGATGCTTATCAAAGCGTTGGAACCGTTTGATTTCATATCACTTTACAAAGTCTAGATCACGTCGTCGAATGATCCTCCTGCCTTCCGATCCTCTTCAAGCCATAGACAACACGATACAAGGTGGCCTCACCCCAGTTCATCAGATGACATCCAAGTTTCCCTCTTCTTCCAAGAACATAGGAAGTAAACATGTCACCATTGTTGGAACATTCAATGGGATAGTCCTTCTTGCCCTTAAAGATATGATCTTATACAATCCATTAACCGGAGCGTTCAAGATTGTTCCCAGTTCACCTTTGAAAGCATCTCACAGATATCCAGATGCATATGGATTTTGTTATGGCACAGCCCCGGACGATTTAAAGATTGTTAGAATAAGACTTGTTAAAAACGTCTACATAGCTTTTGGTCAACCTCGCATATGGTGTGATGTCTTCAGCCTTAAAAATGGTACATGGAGCACACGTTATACATCGTTGGTCGGGCTGAGGTGGTTTATAAAACAGTATGCTGGTACATTTGTAAATGGAGTTTTGTATTGGCTTGCAGTCAGAGAAAACATGTCTTTGATACTTGCTCTAGATGTTAAGAAGATGGTGTTTTCCGAGATACAATTACCATATATACATTGTTACGTCGATTGTTTGGGTACATCAGGTGGACATCTTTACGTTTTCCGTGAATATTATGATAGATTTGAGTTATGGATGATGAAGGAACATggtatagaaaaagaaaaatcatggTCGAAAGTATTGACGTCAAATGGTCTGGCGACGGTCCGCCCATTGGCTATTTTAGACGAGGGGAAAATTGTTATGTTAAAGGATAAGAAGCAAGTTATAATCTATGACATGTGGAATGATTCCTATGAGGTATACAAGTTGAACACGAGTATTATCAGCTCAGGGAAGTTACTAGCCATGGAATATGTGCCGAGTTTGATCTCACCATCTCGTCTATGTTCAAGTTTGAGATGA